Proteins encoded by one window of Xanthomonas sp. DAR 80977:
- a CDS encoding RHS repeat-associated core domain-containing protein: protein MQRYDYDPYGNTTQTSTSYMNPYQYTGRERDASGLYYYRARYYRPEWGRFVSEDPIQLRAGPNAYMYARANPAKYRDPSGLWSVTITLIDGFGGAIVFGQDPETDQWFGGGRLGFGVEDGISFDPYGKRPGRDKTPCHGTTVGTYIGVGITFGPWSWNPIQGAAGVDIESGDTYQEGPEAADAATMNPSPKYGLSVGGSMGLEVIGH from the coding sequence GTGCAGCGGTATGACTATGATCCGTATGGCAACACTACCCAGACAAGTACTTCTTATATGAATCCGTATCAGTACACGGGGCGCGAGAGGGATGCGAGCGGGTTGTATTACTACAGGGCAAGGTACTACCGACCGGAGTGGGGACGATTTGTTAGTGAGGATCCGATCCAGCTGAGGGCAGGCCCTAATGCCTACATGTATGCACGGGCTAACCCGGCTAAATACAGGGATCCATCTGGTTTATGGTCGGTAACGATCACACTTATCGATGGTTTTGGTGGTGCTATTGTTTTTGGTCAGGATCCAGAGACCGACCAATGGTTCGGTGGGGGGCGACTCGGGTTTGGAGTCGAAGATGGTATAAGCTTTGATCCTTACGGAAAGCGTCCTGGGAGAGATAAGACGCCTTGCCATGGGACCACTGTGGGGACATACATAGGTGTTGGAATTACTTTTGGTCCATGGTCGTGGAATCCAATACAAGGTGCAGCGGGCGTAGATATTGAATCAGGCGATACCTATCAAGAGGGGCCAGAGGCTGCTGATGCGGCTACAATGAACCCTTCACCGAAGTATGGACTTAGTGTTGGTGGATCAATGGGTCTTGAGGTAATAGGCCATTAG
- a CDS encoding endonuclease/exonuclease/phosphatase family protein: MTDPTTRTLRVLTANIQAGSSTRRYSDYVTRSWSHALPAGSKRSSLDAIAQLARGHDIVGLQESDPGSLRSGFTNQTHYLAERAGFNYWSHQPNRRMGGVASSANGLLSRLEPVEVQDHPLPGRLGGRGVLLAKFGDGAEGLAIAVAHLSLGANSRASQLAFIAELLSDHPNAVLMGDFNCVADRPEMQALYKRTRLQPPGCVVPTFPSWRPQRAIDHILVSDGLRCNEQRALPAAFSDHLAVATEIEVPQGMLR; encoded by the coding sequence GTGACCGACCCCACCACCCGCACGCTGCGCGTGCTCACCGCCAATATCCAGGCCGGCTCGAGCACGCGCCGCTACAGCGATTACGTGACCCGCAGCTGGTCGCACGCGCTGCCGGCGGGAAGCAAGCGCAGCAGCCTGGACGCGATCGCGCAGCTGGCCCGCGGGCACGACATCGTCGGCCTGCAGGAAAGCGATCCGGGCAGCCTGCGCTCGGGCTTCACCAACCAGACCCATTACCTGGCCGAGCGCGCCGGCTTCAATTACTGGAGCCACCAGCCGAACCGGCGTATGGGCGGTGTGGCCTCCAGCGCCAACGGCCTGCTCAGCCGGCTGGAGCCGGTCGAGGTCCAGGACCATCCCCTGCCCGGCCGGCTCGGTGGGCGCGGCGTGCTGCTGGCCAAGTTCGGCGACGGCGCGGAAGGGCTGGCGATCGCGGTGGCGCACCTGTCGCTGGGCGCCAACTCGCGCGCATCGCAGCTGGCCTTCATCGCCGAACTGCTGTCCGACCATCCCAACGCGGTGCTGATGGGCGACTTCAACTGCGTCGCCGACCGGCCCGAGATGCAGGCCCTGTACAAGCGCACCCGGCTGCAACCGCCGGGCTGCGTGGTACCGACCTTCCCCAGCTGGCGCCCGCAGCGCGCGATCGACCACATCCTGGTCAGCGACGGCCTGCGCTGCAACGAACAACGCGCATTGCCCGCCGCGTTCTCCGACCACCTGGCGGTGGCGACCGAGATCGAAGTGCCGCAGGGGATGCTGCGCTAG
- a CDS encoding thiol:disulfide interchange protein DsbA/DsbL gives MKTRFALTLMALLPILVACKAQDGTADTVAPAADAPAAAPAAPAASDTAPAATAETASTPATDAAAPPAAEAPAAPVAARTPSGAEPVAGTDYKEIPGGQPFQPTNGKIEVTEVFGYVCPACAAFQPLIGPWKAGLPADVHFVYVPAMFGGTWDDYARAFYAAEALGVQEKTHEALYKAIHVDQSLKGERGRDSVQDIAGFYAKYGVDPKQFADTMGSFAVSSKTNRAKQFAMRSGVDGTPSLIVNGKYLIKGNSYPDKLRIADHLIARERAALAK, from the coding sequence ATGAAGACCCGCTTCGCCCTGACCCTGATGGCCCTGCTGCCGATCCTGGTCGCATGCAAGGCCCAGGACGGCACCGCCGATACCGTCGCCCCGGCCGCCGACGCCCCCGCCGCGGCGCCGGCTGCGCCCGCCGCCAGCGACACCGCGCCCGCCGCCACTGCCGAAACCGCCTCCACTCCGGCGACCGATGCCGCTGCGCCGCCTGCCGCCGAGGCGCCCGCCGCGCCGGTCGCGGCGCGTACGCCGAGCGGCGCCGAACCGGTCGCCGGCACCGACTACAAGGAGATTCCGGGCGGCCAACCGTTCCAGCCGACCAATGGCAAGATCGAAGTGACCGAAGTGTTCGGCTACGTGTGCCCGGCCTGTGCCGCCTTCCAGCCGCTGATCGGCCCATGGAAGGCCGGCCTGCCGGCGGATGTGCATTTCGTGTACGTGCCGGCGATGTTCGGCGGCACCTGGGACGACTACGCGCGCGCGTTCTACGCCGCCGAGGCGCTGGGGGTGCAGGAGAAGACCCACGAGGCGCTGTACAAGGCGATCCACGTCGACCAGAGCCTCAAGGGCGAGCGCGGCCGCGATTCGGTGCAGGACATCGCCGGCTTCTACGCCAAGTACGGCGTGGATCCCAAGCAGTTCGCCGACACCATGGGCAGCTTCGCGGTCAGCAGCAAGACCAACCGCGCCAAGCAGTTCGCCATGCGCAGCGGCGTCGACGGCACGCCGTCGCTGATCGTCAACGGCAAGTATCTGATCAAGGGCAACAGCTACCCGGACAAATTGCGCATCGCCGATCACCTGATCGCGCGCGAGCGCGCGGCGCTGGCCAAGTAA
- a CDS encoding thiol:disulfide interchange protein DsbA/DsbL produces the protein MNRLPRLLLCLLTLLPLSACAQPKTAALVEGQDYALIANPQPFAPLAGKIEVVEVFGYTCPHCAHFEPILEEWTRKQGKDVRVTLVPAAFGGFWDSFASAFYAAQKLGVQTRSHHDLFEAIHDKHSVPVQNVAPEELAAFYAAYGVKPQDFVAAYSSPQVAAQVKAARDFATRSDIPGTPALVINGKYLVKGKNFQDMLRIADALVARERAGK, from the coding sequence GTGCCTGCTCACCCTGTTGCCGTTGAGCGCCTGCGCGCAGCCCAAGACCGCCGCCCTGGTCGAAGGCCAGGACTACGCGCTGATCGCCAACCCGCAGCCGTTCGCGCCGCTGGCCGGCAAGATCGAGGTGGTGGAAGTGTTCGGCTACACCTGCCCGCACTGCGCGCACTTCGAGCCGATCCTGGAAGAGTGGACGCGCAAGCAGGGCAAGGACGTGCGGGTGACGCTGGTGCCGGCCGCGTTCGGCGGTTTCTGGGACAGCTTCGCCAGCGCCTTCTATGCCGCGCAGAAGCTGGGCGTGCAGACCCGCAGCCACCACGACCTGTTCGAGGCGATCCACGACAAGCACAGCGTGCCGGTGCAGAACGTGGCACCGGAAGAGCTGGCCGCGTTCTACGCCGCATACGGAGTCAAGCCGCAGGACTTCGTCGCCGCCTACAGCAGCCCGCAGGTGGCCGCGCAGGTCAAGGCCGCGCGCGACTTCGCCACGCGCAGCGATATCCCCGGCACCCCGGCACTGGTGATCAACGGCAAGTACCTGGTCAAGGGCAAGAATTTCCAGGACATGCTGCGCATCGCCGATGCGCTGGTCGCCCGCGAGCGCGCGGGCAAGTAG